A single genomic interval of Neisseria leonii harbors:
- the gmk gene encoding guanylate kinase, producing MQPGNLFIISAASGTGKTTLVSRLLAAHPEIRVSVSHTTRAPRSGEEHGKHYFFTDTENFKRLIAENAFLEYAEVFGNYYGTGTANVEQLQRQGYDVILEIDVQGAEQVRRILPEAASIFILPPDMDTLAQRLRGRGTDSAEVIENRLKLARHEMDQARHFDYIVINDDLARAQADLCHIIRSRRLARRNQTAFLDSLLQNT from the coding sequence ATGCAGCCCGGAAACCTCTTCATCATCTCGGCCGCCTCCGGCACCGGCAAAACCACGCTCGTTTCCCGACTGCTGGCGGCACACCCCGAAATCCGCGTCTCCGTATCGCACACCACCCGCGCCCCGCGCAGCGGCGAAGAACACGGCAAACACTATTTCTTTACCGACACCGAAAACTTCAAACGCCTGATTGCCGAAAACGCCTTTCTCGAATACGCCGAAGTCTTCGGCAACTACTACGGCACAGGTACCGCAAACGTCGAACAGTTGCAGCGGCAGGGATATGACGTTATTCTCGAAATCGACGTACAGGGTGCCGAACAGGTGCGCCGCATCCTGCCCGAGGCCGCCAGCATCTTCATTCTGCCGCCCGACATGGATACACTGGCACAACGCCTGCGCGGGCGCGGCACCGACAGTGCAGAAGTCATCGAAAACCGCCTGAAACTCGCCCGGCACGAAATGGATCAGGCGCGCCATTTCGACTACATTGTCATCAACGACGACTTGGCACGCGCACAGGCCGACCTCTGCCACATTATCCGCAGCCGCAGACTTGCCCGCCGCAATCAGACGGCCTTTCTCGACAGCCTGCTGCAAAACACATAA
- the rpoZ gene encoding DNA-directed RNA polymerase subunit omega — protein MARITVEDCISKIPNHFDLTLTAARRARQLENGTQPLVDDIRNDKPTVTALREIAAGEITADLLNRSK, from the coding sequence ATGGCACGCATCACCGTTGAAGACTGCATCAGCAAAATCCCCAACCACTTCGACCTGACCCTGACCGCCGCCCGCCGCGCGCGCCAGCTCGAAAACGGCACCCAGCCCCTGGTGGACGACATCCGCAACGACAAGCCCACCGTTACCGCCCTGCGCGAAATCGCCGCCGGCGAAATCACGGCCGACCTGCTCAACCGCAGCAAATAA
- a CDS encoding bifunctional (p)ppGpp synthetase/guanosine-3',5'-bis(diphosphate) 3'-pyrophosphohydrolase → MSAPHATAPYDPLTAEARALLFRTAAYLSAEDKTRLEKACAYAFHAHDGQTRKSGEPYITHPIAVTAELAKWRMDIQTLSAGLMHDVLEDTGTTKTELAAEFGDTIADMVDGLSKLEKLEYGSAAEHQAESFRKLILAMTKDVRVIIVKLSDRLHNMRTLDAMRAEKRRRISQETLEIYAPIANRIGLNHVFRELQDLAFQNIHPNRHRTLHKAMQAFRRNRRDVVGKVLSAFSHRLVSANIEAVIKGREKNLYSIYQKMQAKKLHFADVMDIYGFRVIVNNIPACYAALGALHMLYQPKPGKFKDYIAIPKSNGYQSLHTTLTGPYGLPIEVQIRTREMDHVAEGGVASHWAYKSGDDKLDQATLNTNQWLQNILDLQARSTNAVEFLEHIKVDLFPSEIYVFTPKGKIMVLPKNATPIDFAYTVHTDIGNRTVAAKVNNTMMPLRTRLKTGDTVEIITSERARPNAAWLSFAVSSRARSAIRSYIKNMNRQDAIELGENLLQKALSGLLPPNVLLSEELKDAYLADLNHKQTDFEEVLYSVGMGHTLPVSVAMQLAALAGEHLGGEVKLSPVKISGNETGRVHLGQCCNPIPGDSIRAVLIKDQGMIIHRDTCANLLKADDDQQLDADWDAIGGNTYRTGLLVASQDAHGLLAAMAQAMSGEGADIEAVETPSQNQSGNDGFIEFKFRIKTKNLSQLQRIIHALYHVPNVRRVTRL, encoded by the coding sequence ATGTCCGCCCCGCACGCTACCGCACCGTACGACCCGCTCACGGCAGAAGCCCGCGCCCTGCTCTTCCGCACCGCCGCCTACCTGAGTGCGGAAGACAAAACGCGGTTGGAAAAAGCGTGCGCCTATGCTTTTCACGCCCATGACGGCCAAACACGCAAAAGCGGCGAACCCTACATCACCCACCCGATAGCGGTAACCGCCGAACTGGCCAAATGGCGCATGGACATTCAAACCCTGAGCGCAGGTTTGATGCATGACGTACTGGAAGACACCGGCACCACCAAAACCGAACTGGCCGCCGAATTCGGCGACACCATCGCCGACATGGTGGACGGCCTCTCCAAACTGGAAAAACTCGAATACGGCAGCGCGGCAGAACATCAGGCCGAAAGTTTCCGCAAACTGATTCTGGCGATGACCAAAGACGTACGCGTCATTATCGTCAAACTGTCGGACCGCCTGCACAATATGCGCACCCTCGATGCCATGCGCGCCGAAAAACGCCGCCGCATCTCGCAGGAAACGCTGGAAATCTACGCACCGATTGCCAACCGCATCGGCCTGAACCACGTTTTCCGCGAATTGCAGGACCTCGCTTTCCAGAATATCCACCCCAACCGCCACCGCACGCTGCACAAAGCCATGCAGGCTTTCCGCCGCAACCGGCGCGATGTCGTCGGCAAGGTGCTCAGCGCGTTCAGCCACCGTCTGGTCAGCGCCAACATCGAAGCCGTCATCAAAGGCCGCGAAAAAAACCTTTACAGCATCTACCAGAAGATGCAGGCCAAAAAACTGCACTTTGCCGATGTGATGGACATTTACGGCTTCCGCGTCATCGTCAACAACATTCCGGCCTGTTATGCCGCGCTCGGCGCGCTGCACATGCTCTACCAGCCCAAACCCGGCAAATTCAAAGACTACATCGCCATTCCCAAATCCAACGGCTACCAAAGCCTGCACACCACACTGACCGGCCCTTACGGCCTGCCGATCGAAGTGCAGATCCGCACCCGCGAAATGGATCATGTGGCCGAAGGCGGCGTCGCCAGCCACTGGGCCTACAAGTCGGGCGACGACAAACTCGACCAAGCCACACTCAATACTAACCAATGGCTGCAAAACATTCTCGATTTGCAGGCACGCAGCACCAACGCGGTCGAATTTCTCGAACACATCAAAGTCGATCTCTTCCCCAGCGAAATTTATGTGTTCACCCCCAAAGGCAAAATCATGGTGCTGCCGAAAAACGCCACACCGATCGATTTTGCCTATACCGTGCACACCGACATCGGCAACCGTACCGTGGCCGCCAAAGTGAACAACACCATGATGCCGCTGCGTACCCGCCTGAAAACGGGCGACACGGTCGAAATCATCACCTCGGAACGCGCCCGCCCCAACGCTGCCTGGCTCAGCTTTGCCGTTTCCAGCCGTGCGCGCAGCGCCATCCGCAGCTACATCAAGAACATGAACCGCCAAGATGCCATCGAGCTGGGCGAAAACCTGCTGCAAAAAGCCCTCTCCGGCCTGCTGCCGCCCAATGTGCTGCTGTCGGAAGAATTGAAAGATGCCTATCTGGCTGATTTGAACCATAAACAGACCGACTTTGAAGAGGTGCTGTACAGTGTGGGCATGGGGCATACCCTGCCCGTATCGGTGGCCATGCAGCTGGCCGCACTGGCGGGCGAACATTTGGGCGGCGAAGTCAAACTCAGCCCGGTCAAAATCAGCGGCAACGAAACCGGCCGCGTACATCTGGGTCAATGCTGCAACCCGATTCCCGGCGACAGCATACGCGCGGTGCTGATTAAAGACCAAGGCATGATTATCCACCGCGACACCTGCGCCAACCTGCTCAAAGCCGACGACGACCAGCAGCTCGATGCCGATTGGGACGCCATCGGCGGCAACACATACCGTACCGGCCTTCTGGTCGCTTCGCAAGACGCACACGGCCTGCTGGCCGCCATGGCACAGGCCATGTCCGGCGAAGGTGCGGACATCGAAGCAGTGGAAACCCCGTCGCAAAACCAGTCGGGCAACGACGGCTTTATCGAATTCAAATTCCGCATCAAAACCAAAAACCTGAGCCAGCTCCAACGCATCATCCACGCTCTGTACCACGTGCCGAACGTGCGCCGCGTAACCCGCCTCTAA
- a CDS encoding alpha/beta hydrolase codes for MVYRYDIRESFAGAAGGRIYLKAYLPRSTAAVPALVFGHEFGASHRTGIAYAENLAARGFAVVLCDFRGGGLKSRSEGEIADMSLLTERDDLLTVLEEVRRWPGIDAEKTGLIGASMGALAAGLAAVEPGAAVAALVLFYPAMILPEDAGRLFASPGEVPERYDYRGWLEVGRRFFTDIIGLPVLEKMAGYRQPALLLHGTADELVAVGYSDRVAAAYADMRLVKIAGAPHSFRNEPHLSAAMGEVADYLAARGLIPPPAV; via the coding sequence ATGGTTTACCGTTACGATATTCGGGAATCGTTTGCCGGTGCGGCGGGCGGGCGGATTTATCTGAAAGCCTATCTGCCGCGCAGTACGGCAGCCGTGCCGGCTTTGGTGTTCGGCCACGAATTCGGCGCTTCGCACCGGACGGGGATTGCCTATGCGGAAAATCTGGCGGCGCGCGGGTTTGCGGTGGTGTTGTGCGATTTTCGCGGCGGCGGTTTGAAAAGCCGCAGCGAGGGGGAGATTGCCGATATGTCGCTGCTGACCGAGCGGGACGATTTATTGACCGTGTTGGAGGAGGTCCGCCGCTGGCCGGGGATTGATGCGGAGAAAACCGGTCTGATCGGCGCGAGTATGGGGGCATTGGCGGCGGGTTTGGCGGCAGTGGAACCCGGTGCGGCGGTGGCGGCGCTGGTGCTGTTTTATCCGGCCATGATTCTGCCGGAAGATGCGGGGCGGCTGTTTGCATCGCCCGGTGAAGTGCCGGAGCGGTATGATTACCGGGGCTGGCTGGAAGTGGGGCGGCGTTTTTTTACCGATATTATCGGTCTGCCCGTTTTGGAGAAAATGGCCGGATACCGTCAGCCGGCGCTGCTGCTGCACGGCACGGCCGATGAATTGGTGGCTGTGGGCTATTCCGATCGGGTGGCGGCCGCTTATGCCGATATGCGGCTGGTGAAAATTGCGGGTGCGCCGCACAGTTTCCGCAACGAGCCGCATCTGTCGGCCGCGATGGGCGAGGTGGCGGACTATTTGGCGGCACGCGGGCTGATACCGCCGCCGGCTGTTTGA
- the ppx gene encoding exopolyphosphatase, with amino-acid sequence MNQSALPMLASVDLGSNSFRLQICQNLNGQPQVVDSIKEMVRLAAGLDEQKNLDEASQQRALACLSQFGERLRGFSPDQVRAVATNTFRVAQNIGSFLPKAEAALGFPIEIVAGREEARLIYTGVVHTLPPNGRNMLVVDIGGGSTEFIIGSQLQPLHTESLPLGCVTYSLAFFRHNKIQTQDFQTAITAARAEIQRISKMYKRTGWEFAVGTSGSAKAIRDVLAAEAGNLEESITYAGMKKLAGRIAAAGSTKKARLEGLKAERTEVFAGGLAVMMAVFEELEVESMIITDAALRDGVFYDLIGRQLNEDLREQTVAQFQKRYHVSLSQAQRVGETARLFFDSLSRNADAPTRQYWHHYIRWAAALHEIGTDIAYTAYHKHTAYILEQADMPGFSRKDQQLLSILTLGQRGDVRKLLEPVGGNRLMWLALFSLRLAVLFCRARLPLSLPADTRLHYEAKDANLVLQISGRWLEENPLTAGALAQEIGLWDKIGTRFVISAQ; translated from the coding sequence ATGAACCAATCCGCCCTGCCGATGCTGGCCTCTGTCGATCTCGGCTCCAACAGCTTCCGCCTGCAAATCTGCCAGAACCTCAACGGCCAGCCGCAAGTGGTCGATTCCATTAAAGAAATGGTACGCCTGGCTGCCGGACTGGACGAGCAGAAAAATCTCGACGAAGCCTCCCAGCAGCGCGCATTGGCCTGCCTGTCGCAATTTGGCGAACGCCTGCGCGGCTTTTCTCCCGACCAAGTACGCGCCGTCGCCACTAACACTTTCCGCGTCGCCCAAAACATCGGCAGCTTTCTGCCCAAAGCCGAAGCGGCACTGGGTTTCCCGATTGAAATTGTGGCCGGACGCGAAGAGGCGCGGCTGATTTACACCGGCGTGGTACACACACTGCCGCCCAACGGGCGCAATATGCTGGTCGTCGATATCGGCGGCGGCTCCACCGAATTTATCATCGGTTCCCAGTTGCAGCCGCTGCATACCGAAAGCCTGCCCTTAGGCTGCGTAACGTACAGCCTGGCCTTTTTCCGCCACAATAAAATCCAGACTCAGGATTTTCAGACGGCCATTACCGCCGCGCGCGCCGAAATCCAGCGCATCAGCAAAATGTACAAACGCACGGGCTGGGAATTTGCCGTCGGCACCTCGGGGTCGGCCAAAGCCATACGCGATGTACTGGCGGCCGAAGCGGGCAATCTGGAAGAATCCATCACCTACGCCGGCATGAAAAAGCTGGCCGGACGCATCGCTGCGGCAGGCAGCACCAAAAAAGCCCGCCTCGAAGGGCTGAAAGCCGAGCGCACCGAAGTCTTTGCCGGCGGACTGGCGGTGATGATGGCCGTTTTTGAAGAACTGGAAGTCGAATCGATGATTATCACCGATGCCGCCCTGCGCGACGGTGTGTTTTACGACTTAATCGGCCGCCAGCTCAATGAAGACCTGCGCGAGCAGACCGTGGCGCAGTTTCAAAAACGCTACCATGTCTCGCTCAGTCAGGCACAGCGGGTGGGCGAAACCGCGCGGCTGTTTTTCGACAGCCTCAGCCGGAACGCAGATGCCCCGACCCGCCAATACTGGCACCACTATATCCGCTGGGCGGCGGCACTGCACGAAATCGGCACCGACATCGCCTATACCGCCTACCACAAACACACCGCCTACATCCTGGAACAGGCCGATATGCCCGGTTTTTCGCGCAAAGACCAGCAGCTGCTCTCCATACTGACGCTCGGCCAGCGCGGCGACGTGCGCAAGCTGTTGGAGCCGGTCGGCGGCAACCGCCTGATGTGGCTGGCACTGTTCTCCCTGCGGCTGGCCGTTTTGTTCTGCCGTGCGCGCCTGCCGCTATCTCTGCCCGCCGATACCCGCCTGCACTATGAGGCGAAAGATGCCAATCTGGTACTGCAAATCAGCGGCCGCTGGCTGGAAGAAAACCCCCTGACTGCCGGTGCTTTGGCACAGGAAATCGGTCTGTGGGACAAAATCGGCACTCGTTTCGTCATCTCCGCCCAATAA
- a CDS encoding acyl-CoA thioesterase has translation MNTRTDQLPQHELQMTVLMTPDMANFNGNVHGGDLLKLLDQVAYACASRYSGHYCVTLSVDQVTFKEPIYVGELVTFLASVNLVGRTSMEIGIRVEAHNIRERTVRHTNSCYFTMVAVENGRPAPVPPLPAGNELQRCRRQAAEQRKAQRLNRQQAGCTEC, from the coding sequence ATGAACACACGCACCGACCAACTGCCGCAGCACGAGCTGCAAATGACGGTTTTAATGACCCCCGACATGGCCAACTTCAACGGCAATGTACACGGCGGCGACTTGCTCAAACTGCTAGACCAAGTCGCCTATGCCTGCGCCAGCCGTTACAGCGGCCATTACTGCGTTACCCTGTCGGTCGATCAGGTAACGTTCAAAGAACCGATTTATGTCGGCGAGCTGGTTACTTTTCTGGCCAGCGTCAATCTGGTCGGCCGTACTTCGATGGAAATCGGCATCCGCGTGGAAGCGCACAATATCCGCGAGCGCACCGTGCGCCACACCAATTCCTGCTATTTCACCATGGTGGCCGTGGAAAACGGCCGTCCCGCACCCGTGCCGCCGCTGCCCGCCGGCAACGAACTGCAACGCTGCCGCCGGCAGGCGGCCGAGCAGCGCAAAGCCCAACGCTTAAACCGGCAGCAGGCCGGCTGCACCGAATGTTGA
- a CDS encoding riboflavin synthase subunit alpha, with protein sequence MFTGIVQGTGEITAVTEETNFRTHTVRLPAHMAGNLQTGASVAHNGCCLTVTAVRGCEATFDLMRETLEKTNLGRLKTGDAVNLERAARFGDEIGGHVMSGHIIATTAITRIEQSGRNRTVWFALPPGLSPYILTKGFIGLDGCSLTVGEVEANAFCVHLIPETLSATLFGRRRPGDLINVEIDAQTQAVVDTVTRILAQSNGRNT encoded by the coding sequence ATGTTTACCGGCATCGTACAGGGCACGGGCGAAATCACCGCCGTTACCGAAGAAACGAATTTCCGCACCCACACCGTGCGCCTGCCCGCCCATATGGCGGGCAACCTGCAAACCGGCGCATCGGTCGCCCACAACGGCTGCTGTCTGACCGTTACCGCCGTCCGGGGCTGCGAAGCCACATTCGACCTGATGCGCGAAACGCTGGAAAAAACCAACTTAGGCCGTCTGAAAACCGGCGATGCCGTCAATCTGGAACGCGCCGCCCGCTTCGGCGACGAAATCGGCGGCCACGTCATGAGCGGCCACATCATCGCCACCACCGCCATCACCCGCATCGAACAGTCCGGCCGCAACCGCACCGTCTGGTTTGCCCTGCCGCCCGGGCTGTCGCCCTATATCCTCACCAAAGGCTTTATCGGTCTGGACGGATGCAGCCTGACCGTAGGCGAAGTGGAAGCAAACGCATTCTGTGTCCACCTCATTCCCGAAACCCTGTCCGCCACCCTCTTCGGCCGCCGCCGGCCAGGCGACCTCATCAACGTCGAAATCGACGCGCAAACCCAAGCCGTTGTCGATACCGTTACCCGCATACTGGCACAATCAAACGGCCGCAACACCTGA
- the ribBA gene encoding bifunctional 3,4-dihydroxy-2-butanone-4-phosphate synthase/GTP cyclohydrolase II, which yields MPIAPITDIIADIKAGKMVIITDAEDRENEGDLVMAAQFVTPQAINFMIKHARGLVCLPMNDELVDRLQLPQMTQKNGAQYGTNFTVSIEAAHGISTGISAADRALTIQTAVSPAVKPEDIVQPGHIFPLRAQKGGVLVRAGHTEAAVDLAQMAGLSGAGVICEILNDDGTMARMPELMKFAEEHGLKIGTIADLIEYRSRTESLLEEMGDTAVQTPWGGFRQHVYVDKLTGETHLALVKGTISPDKETLVRVHEPFSVMDFIQADPNHSWPLPAALAHIQQADSGVLILLHRTEDGSALLERTLPKNSFQVKKWDRKTYGIGAQILAGLGVQKMRVMGKPSAMNGLTGFGLEVAGFDEAPA from the coding sequence ATGCCCATCGCCCCCATTACCGACATCATCGCCGACATCAAAGCCGGCAAAATGGTCATCATCACCGATGCCGAAGACCGCGAAAACGAAGGCGACTTGGTGATGGCCGCCCAATTCGTTACCCCGCAGGCCATCAACTTTATGATCAAACACGCCCGCGGCCTGGTTTGCCTGCCGATGAACGACGAATTGGTGGACCGGCTGCAACTGCCGCAGATGACGCAGAAAAACGGCGCGCAATACGGCACCAACTTCACCGTTTCCATCGAAGCGGCACACGGTATTTCCACCGGCATTTCCGCCGCCGACCGCGCGCTGACCATTCAGACGGCCGTCTCGCCCGCCGTGAAACCCGAAGACATCGTCCAGCCCGGCCATATCTTCCCCTTACGCGCACAAAAAGGCGGCGTACTCGTGCGCGCAGGGCACACCGAAGCCGCCGTTGATTTGGCGCAGATGGCCGGTTTGTCGGGCGCGGGCGTCATCTGCGAAATCCTCAACGACGACGGCACGATGGCGCGTATGCCCGAATTGATGAAATTTGCCGAAGAACACGGCCTGAAAATCGGTACCATCGCCGACTTAATCGAATACCGCAGCCGCACCGAAAGCCTGCTCGAAGAAATGGGCGACACCGCCGTCCAAACGCCGTGGGGCGGATTCCGCCAACACGTTTATGTAGACAAACTGACCGGCGAAACCCACCTGGCCCTGGTCAAAGGCACCATTTCGCCCGATAAAGAAACCTTGGTGCGCGTACACGAACCGTTTTCCGTCATGGACTTTATTCAGGCCGACCCCAACCACTCATGGCCGCTGCCCGCCGCCCTTGCCCATATCCAACAGGCCGACAGCGGCGTGCTGATTCTGCTGCACCGCACCGAAGACGGCAGTGCGCTGCTCGAACGCACCCTGCCGAAAAACAGTTTCCAAGTGAAAAAATGGGACCGCAAAACCTACGGCATCGGCGCGCAGATTCTGGCCGGACTGGGCGTGCAGAAAATGCGCGTGATGGGCAAACCCTCGGCCATGAACGGACTGACCGGCTTCGGCCTGGAAGTGGCGGGCTTCGACGAAGCTCCCGCCTGA
- a CDS encoding alpha/beta hydrolase fold domain-containing protein codes for MSLIQDALRKLLALKPNAFESVQSIQEDIRFAAPRADISDGIKKSCDVSVEYFQERQVITLCPKNSQPTQTLIYIHGGAFVHDLVSAHWHIIHAIIKRTGCRVVVPIYRLAPYATIDSELLILLDLYAQQTDEVFVAGDSAGGNLSLVLAIALRNQNKPLPKAVFLFSPALNWTLDNPNISEVAPHDPMLAKDGLAWCGQAWAGSRAVSDPFVSPIFDHLNDLPPLHIYQGTYDILYPDVQKLAEKLSMTNTPHKLHIFEKAFHVFMAATFTLEAKKVFDDVAAVMKR; via the coding sequence ATGTCCTTAATCCAAGACGCTCTACGCAAACTGCTCGCCTTAAAGCCCAACGCCTTTGAATCGGTACAATCCATTCAAGAAGATATCCGCTTTGCCGCGCCCCGTGCTGACATTTCAGACGGCATCAAGAAAAGCTGTGATGTTAGCGTGGAATATTTCCAAGAGCGGCAAGTCATTACCCTCTGCCCAAAAAATAGCCAACCAACGCAGACACTGATTTATATCCACGGCGGTGCTTTTGTTCATGACTTGGTATCAGCACACTGGCATATTATCCACGCCATCATCAAACGCACAGGCTGCCGTGTCGTTGTACCGATTTACCGCCTCGCCCCTTATGCCACGATTGACAGCGAATTGCTGATTTTGCTGGACTTGTACGCACAGCAAACTGACGAGGTCTTTGTCGCTGGCGACTCGGCAGGTGGCAACCTGTCATTGGTGCTTGCCATCGCTTTGCGTAATCAAAACAAGCCTTTGCCCAAAGCGGTTTTCTTATTCTCCCCCGCCCTTAATTGGACGCTCGATAATCCAAATATCTCCGAAGTCGCTCCGCACGACCCGATGCTTGCCAAAGATGGTCTGGCTTGGTGCGGACAAGCTTGGGCAGGCAGCCGAGCGGTTAGCGACCCGTTCGTCAGCCCGATTTTTGACCACTTGAACGATTTGCCGCCTTTGCATATCTATCAAGGCACTTATGATATTTTGTATCCCGATGTGCAAAAACTCGCCGAAAAGCTCTCCATGACCAACACGCCGCACAAGCTGCACATTTTTGAAAAAGCCTTCCATGTCTTTATGGCGGCGACTTTTACGCTAGAGGCAAAAAAAGTCTTTGATGATGTGGCAGCGGTGATGAAACGCTGA
- a CDS encoding esterase-like activity of phytase family protein, whose amino-acid sequence MNKQLIGFLAVLPALASAQATLTAFAKLPVETYAAGPASGAAVKGANGIHPPFKAQPVQGFSGALKNRDGSYTVLADNGFGAQDNSADFLLRLYRIRPEWRTAAGGSGTVGILGFTALRDPGKLIGFNIVNQHTPDRLLTGADFDPESVQRAPDGSYWIGEEFGPFLLHFSSDGILLDAPFPLPDPAAPGRMLHSPQNRTAGTAGPAKVQQSGGFEGMAISPDGRYLYPMLEKPLAGAAARQLLIFQFDLKKKAYTGRHFLFDLDPEATAIGDFQMLTAQTGLLIERDDRQNRPDAHKKLVRITLGESGQTVKRETVADLMNIRNPHLLYGKPRSGDTGTGKTFSFPFFTIENIVVESSDTVTVLNDNNFPFSNGRNAKLADDNEIIRLRLPKRLY is encoded by the coding sequence ATGAACAAACAACTGATCGGCTTCTTGGCCGTCCTGCCTGCCTTGGCCTCCGCCCAGGCCACCCTGACCGCTTTCGCCAAACTGCCGGTCGAAACCTATGCCGCCGGGCCCGCCTCCGGTGCGGCCGTCAAAGGTGCCAACGGCATCCACCCGCCCTTCAAAGCCCAACCCGTACAGGGCTTTTCCGGCGCACTGAAAAACCGAGACGGCAGCTACACCGTCTTGGCCGACAACGGCTTCGGCGCGCAGGACAACTCGGCCGATTTCCTGCTGCGCCTCTACCGCATCCGTCCAGAATGGCGCACCGCCGCAGGCGGCAGCGGCACGGTCGGCATACTCGGTTTCACCGCCCTGCGCGACCCCGGCAAACTGATCGGCTTTAACATCGTCAATCAGCATACGCCCGACCGCCTGCTGACCGGTGCCGATTTCGACCCCGAATCCGTCCAGCGTGCGCCCGACGGCAGCTACTGGATAGGAGAAGAATTCGGCCCGTTCCTGCTCCATTTCAGTTCGGACGGCATTTTGCTCGACGCCCCTTTCCCCCTGCCTGATCCCGCCGCACCCGGCCGTATGCTGCATTCGCCGCAAAACCGCACGGCCGGTACGGCAGGCCCGGCCAAAGTACAGCAAAGCGGCGGTTTCGAGGGGATGGCGATTTCGCCCGACGGCCGCTATCTCTACCCCATGCTGGAAAAACCGCTGGCCGGTGCTGCGGCAAGGCAGCTGCTGATTTTCCAGTTCGACTTGAAGAAAAAAGCCTATACCGGCCGCCATTTCCTGTTCGACCTCGACCCCGAAGCCACCGCCATCGGCGACTTCCAAATGCTCACTGCGCAAACCGGCCTGCTGATCGAGCGCGACGACCGGCAGAACCGCCCCGATGCACACAAGAAACTGGTGCGCATCACCCTAGGCGAAAGCGGCCAAACCGTCAAACGCGAAACCGTGGCCGATTTGATGAATATCCGCAATCCGCATCTGCTCTACGGCAAGCCGCGCAGCGGCGACACCGGTACCGGCAAAACATTCAGTTTCCCGTTTTTCACCATCGAAAATATTGTTGTCGAAAGCTCTGATACCGTTACCGTACTCAATGACAACAACTTTCCTTTCTCCAACGGCCGCAATGCCAAATTGGCCGACGACAACGAAATCATCCGCCTGAGACTGCCCAAACGGCTGTACTGA
- a CDS encoding 1-acyl-sn-glycerol-3-phosphate acyltransferase, which translates to MTRLRLFFRLLRIAACLIYGTAEMFFLFPFYTPPRKLRAIQIWSRRVLAACGITLNVYGRVPELRGQLLVCNHISWLDIMAVNAVLPNRFVAKDDVARWPLIGYLATQAQTVYVARSKDSGNSAKVRAVTDALAGGATVTLFPEGTSSEGRTILPFKSSFFQAALDSGTPVVPVLCRYPNPDGSPNPAAAYCGDTSLWQSIKTICSRHGMRAELHFLPPVPPAGGRREYAQAARALLLAEQQALGGSPAE; encoded by the coding sequence ATGACCCGATTACGCCTGTTTTTCCGTCTGTTGCGCATTGCCGCCTGCCTGATTTACGGCACGGCCGAAATGTTTTTCCTGTTTCCGTTCTACACGCCGCCGCGCAAGCTGCGTGCGATTCAAATCTGGTCGCGCCGCGTACTGGCCGCCTGCGGCATCACACTGAATGTCTATGGCCGCGTTCCTGAACTGCGCGGGCAGCTGCTGGTCTGCAACCATATTTCCTGGCTCGACATTATGGCCGTCAATGCCGTACTGCCCAACCGTTTTGTGGCCAAAGACGATGTGGCGCGCTGGCCGCTGATCGGTTATCTGGCGACTCAGGCGCAAACCGTTTATGTCGCCCGCAGCAAAGACAGCGGCAACAGTGCCAAAGTCCGGGCCGTAACCGATGCGCTGGCAGGCGGGGCAACGGTTACCCTGTTTCCCGAGGGGACCAGTTCCGAAGGGCGGACGATTCTGCCGTTTAAAAGCAGTTTTTTTCAGGCGGCACTCGACAGCGGTACGCCTGTGGTGCCTGTCCTCTGCCGTTATCCGAATCCCGACGGCAGTCCCAATCCTGCCGCCGCCTATTGCGGCGATACCAGTCTTTGGCAGTCCATTAAAACCATTTGTAGCCGGCACGGTATGAGGGCCGAGCTACATTTTCTGCCGCCGGTTCCGCCTGCCGGAGGACGCAGGGAATATGCGCAGGCCGCCCGTGCCTTGCTGTTGGCAGAACAGCAGGCTTTGGGCGGCAGTCCGGCAGAATAG